A stretch of the Dioscorea cayenensis subsp. rotundata cultivar TDr96_F1 chromosome 4, TDr96_F1_v2_PseudoChromosome.rev07_lg8_w22 25.fasta, whole genome shotgun sequence genome encodes the following:
- the LOC120259103 gene encoding protein ENHANCED DISEASE RESISTANCE 2-like isoform X1 → MSKVEYEGWMVRYGRRKIGRSFIHMRYFVLETRLLAYYKRKPQDNVVPIKTLLIDGNCRVEDRGLKTHHGHMVYVLCVYNKKEKYHRITMAAFNIQEALMWKEKIEFVIDQHQGSMSVNGNKIYTPIDYKSSMENGRNASSSDRDSQCSPEDEEESHHTLARRKTIGNGPPESLLDWTREVDSGLSNQNNSDQVFSRKHWRLVRCQNGLRIFEELLEVDYLPRSCSRAMKAVGVVDATCESIFELVMSMDGTRFEWDCSFQYGSLVEEVDGHTAILYHRLQLDWFPMVVWPRDLCYVRYWRRNDDGSYVVLFQSREHPNCHPQPGFVRAHVESTSRISRGGFNISPLKPRNGRPRAQVQHLMQIDLKGWGVGYFPSFQQHCLLQMLNSVAGLREWFAQTDDMRKVPRIPMMVNMTSESVSSKKDHRTQDNSMRAGPSLDQMHATSRHSTMLDEESEEDEDFQIPEPEQEAYSAKLENDVKRTVAEDEPSDQIDFSCFSGNLRRDDRDTSRDCWRISDGNNFRVRSKHFSYDKTKIPAGKHLMELVAVDWFKDVKRMDHVARRQGCAVKVASEKGLFSLAINVQVPGSTHYSMVFYFVTKQLVPGSLLQRFVDGDDEFRNSRFKLIPSVPKGSWIVRQSVGSTPCLLGKAVDCTYIRGPKYLEIDVDIGSSTVANGVLGLVCGVITTLVVDMAFLVQANTFDELPERLIGAVRVSHVELSSAVVPVLEPSPSADSMG, encoded by the exons GTTCCAATAAAAACTCTTCTTATAGATGGAAACTGCAGGGTGGAGGATAGAGGGCTTAAAACCCATCATGGGCAT ATGGTCTATGTTCTCTGTGtttacaacaaaaaagaaaaatatcacaGAATCACG ATGGCAGCATTCAACATTCAGGAGGCCCTGATGTGGAAAGAGAAGATTGAGTTTGTTATTGATCAG CATCAAGGTTCAATGAGTGTTAATGGCAATAAGATCTACACTCCAATTGATTACAAATCCAGCATGGAGAATGGAAGAAATGCTTCCTCTTCTGATCGGGATAGTCA GTGTAGccctgaagatgaagaagagagcCATCACACTTTAGCACGCCGGAAAACCATAGGAAATG GCCCACCTGAATCTTTACTTGACTGGACTCGGGAAGTTGATTCTGGATTGTCAAATCAGAACAACTCTGATCAAGTATTCTCTAGAAAGCATTGGCGCCTAGTCAGATGTCAAAATG GACTCCGCATTTTTGAGGAGCTTCTAGAAGTTGATTACCTT CCAAGGAGCTGTAGTAGAGCAATGAAAGCAGTAGGTGTAGTGGATGCCACATGTGAGTCGATCTTTGAGCTAGTTATGAGTATGGATGGAACGCGTTTTGA GTGGGATTGCAGTTTCCAATATGGTAGTTTAGTGGAGGAGGTGGATGGGCACACTGCAATATTGTATCATAGATTGCAGCTAGACTGGTTTCCAAT GGTTGTATGGCCCCGTGATCTTTGTTATGTGCGCTATTGGCGGCGTAATGATGATGGAAGTTATG TTGTCTTATTCCAATCCAGGGAGCATCCAAATTGTCACCCACAACCTGGTTTTGTGAGAGCTCATGTTGAGAGTACCTCTCGCATTTCAC GTGGCGGGTTCAATATATCTCCCCTTAAACCTCGAAATGGAAGACCTAGGGCACAAGTGCAACACCTTATGCAAATCGATCTGAAAGGATGGGGTGTGGGCTACTTCCCATCATTTCAGCAACATTGTTTACTTCAGATGTTAAACAGCGTTGCGG GGCTGCGTGAATGGTTTGCTCAAACAGATGACATGCGCAAAGTTCCTAGGATTCCAATGATGGTTAATATGACTTCTGAATCTGTTTCTTCTAAGAAGGACCATAGAACTCAAGATAATTCCATGCGTGCTGGTCCATCATTGGATCAAATGCATGCAACTAGCAGACATTCTACCATGTTGGATGAAGAGTCTGAAGAGGATGAAGATTTTCAAATTCCTGAGCCTGAACAAGAG GCATACTCGGCGaaacttgaaaatgatgttaaaAGGACAG TTGCGGAAGATGAGCCGTCAGATCAAATTGATTTTTCCTGCTTCTCTGGAAATCTAAGACGGGATGATCGTGATACTAGTCGTGATTGTTGGAGAATTTCTGATGGCAACAACTTCCGAGTGCGCAGTAAACATTTCTCATATGATAAAACTAAG ATCCCTGCTGGAAAGCATCTTATGGAGCTTGTGGCTGTTGATTGGTTCAAGGATGTGAAACGAATGGACCATGTTGCAAGGCGACAAGGTTGTGCAGtcaag GTTGCTTCTGAGAAGGGGTTATTCTCACTAGCCATAAATGTGCAA GTTCCAGGTTCTACCCATTACAGCATGGTTTTTTACTTTGTGACAAAACAACTGGTGCCTGGATCTTTATTGCAGCGCTttgttgatggtgatgatgagttTCGCAACAGTAGGTTCAAGCTCATCCCATCTGTTCCCAAG GGTTCTTGGATTGTGCGCCAAAGTGTTGGTAGCACTCCTTGTTTACTGGGCAAAGCTGTGGATTGTACTTATATTCGTGGTCCAAAGTACTTAGAA ATTGATGTTGATATCGGTTCTTCTACTGTGGCAAATGGGGTTTTGGGGCTTGTGTGTGGTGTAATCACAACATTGGTTGTGGACATGGCTTTTCTTGTACAG gCGAACACATTCGATGAGCTCCCAGAGCGGCTTATTGGTGCTGTCCGGGTTTCGCATGTTGAGCTATCATCTGCAGTGGTTCCAGTGCTTGAACCTAGCCCGTCAGCTGATTCAATGGGATGA
- the LOC120259103 gene encoding protein ENHANCED DISEASE RESISTANCE 2-like isoform X2, with protein sequence MSKVEYEGWMVRYGRRKIGRSFIHMRYFVLETRLLAYYKRKPQDNVVPIKTLLIDGNCRVEDRGLKTHHGHMVYVLCVYNKKEKYHRITMAAFNIQEALMWKEKIEFVIDQHQGSMSVNGNKIYTPIDYKSSMENGRNASSSDRDSQCSPEDEEESHHTLARRKTIGNGPPESLLDWTREVDSGLSNQNNSDQVFSRKHWRLVRCQNGLRIFEELLEVDYLPRSCSRAMKAVGVVDATCESIFELVMSMDGTRFEWDCSFQYGSLVEEVDGHTAILYHRLQLDWFPMVVWPRDLCYVRYWRRNDDGSYVVLFQSREHPNCHPQPGFVRAHVESGGFNISPLKPRNGRPRAQVQHLMQIDLKGWGVGYFPSFQQHCLLQMLNSVAGLREWFAQTDDMRKVPRIPMMVNMTSESVSSKKDHRTQDNSMRAGPSLDQMHATSRHSTMLDEESEEDEDFQIPEPEQEAYSAKLENDVKRTVAEDEPSDQIDFSCFSGNLRRDDRDTSRDCWRISDGNNFRVRSKHFSYDKTKIPAGKHLMELVAVDWFKDVKRMDHVARRQGCAVKVASEKGLFSLAINVQVPGSTHYSMVFYFVTKQLVPGSLLQRFVDGDDEFRNSRFKLIPSVPKGSWIVRQSVGSTPCLLGKAVDCTYIRGPKYLEIDVDIGSSTVANGVLGLVCGVITTLVVDMAFLVQANTFDELPERLIGAVRVSHVELSSAVVPVLEPSPSADSMG encoded by the exons GTTCCAATAAAAACTCTTCTTATAGATGGAAACTGCAGGGTGGAGGATAGAGGGCTTAAAACCCATCATGGGCAT ATGGTCTATGTTCTCTGTGtttacaacaaaaaagaaaaatatcacaGAATCACG ATGGCAGCATTCAACATTCAGGAGGCCCTGATGTGGAAAGAGAAGATTGAGTTTGTTATTGATCAG CATCAAGGTTCAATGAGTGTTAATGGCAATAAGATCTACACTCCAATTGATTACAAATCCAGCATGGAGAATGGAAGAAATGCTTCCTCTTCTGATCGGGATAGTCA GTGTAGccctgaagatgaagaagagagcCATCACACTTTAGCACGCCGGAAAACCATAGGAAATG GCCCACCTGAATCTTTACTTGACTGGACTCGGGAAGTTGATTCTGGATTGTCAAATCAGAACAACTCTGATCAAGTATTCTCTAGAAAGCATTGGCGCCTAGTCAGATGTCAAAATG GACTCCGCATTTTTGAGGAGCTTCTAGAAGTTGATTACCTT CCAAGGAGCTGTAGTAGAGCAATGAAAGCAGTAGGTGTAGTGGATGCCACATGTGAGTCGATCTTTGAGCTAGTTATGAGTATGGATGGAACGCGTTTTGA GTGGGATTGCAGTTTCCAATATGGTAGTTTAGTGGAGGAGGTGGATGGGCACACTGCAATATTGTATCATAGATTGCAGCTAGACTGGTTTCCAAT GGTTGTATGGCCCCGTGATCTTTGTTATGTGCGCTATTGGCGGCGTAATGATGATGGAAGTTATG TTGTCTTATTCCAATCCAGGGAGCATCCAAATTGTCACCCACAACCTGGTTTTGTGAGAGCTCATGTTGAGA GTGGCGGGTTCAATATATCTCCCCTTAAACCTCGAAATGGAAGACCTAGGGCACAAGTGCAACACCTTATGCAAATCGATCTGAAAGGATGGGGTGTGGGCTACTTCCCATCATTTCAGCAACATTGTTTACTTCAGATGTTAAACAGCGTTGCGG GGCTGCGTGAATGGTTTGCTCAAACAGATGACATGCGCAAAGTTCCTAGGATTCCAATGATGGTTAATATGACTTCTGAATCTGTTTCTTCTAAGAAGGACCATAGAACTCAAGATAATTCCATGCGTGCTGGTCCATCATTGGATCAAATGCATGCAACTAGCAGACATTCTACCATGTTGGATGAAGAGTCTGAAGAGGATGAAGATTTTCAAATTCCTGAGCCTGAACAAGAG GCATACTCGGCGaaacttgaaaatgatgttaaaAGGACAG TTGCGGAAGATGAGCCGTCAGATCAAATTGATTTTTCCTGCTTCTCTGGAAATCTAAGACGGGATGATCGTGATACTAGTCGTGATTGTTGGAGAATTTCTGATGGCAACAACTTCCGAGTGCGCAGTAAACATTTCTCATATGATAAAACTAAG ATCCCTGCTGGAAAGCATCTTATGGAGCTTGTGGCTGTTGATTGGTTCAAGGATGTGAAACGAATGGACCATGTTGCAAGGCGACAAGGTTGTGCAGtcaag GTTGCTTCTGAGAAGGGGTTATTCTCACTAGCCATAAATGTGCAA GTTCCAGGTTCTACCCATTACAGCATGGTTTTTTACTTTGTGACAAAACAACTGGTGCCTGGATCTTTATTGCAGCGCTttgttgatggtgatgatgagttTCGCAACAGTAGGTTCAAGCTCATCCCATCTGTTCCCAAG GGTTCTTGGATTGTGCGCCAAAGTGTTGGTAGCACTCCTTGTTTACTGGGCAAAGCTGTGGATTGTACTTATATTCGTGGTCCAAAGTACTTAGAA ATTGATGTTGATATCGGTTCTTCTACTGTGGCAAATGGGGTTTTGGGGCTTGTGTGTGGTGTAATCACAACATTGGTTGTGGACATGGCTTTTCTTGTACAG gCGAACACATTCGATGAGCTCCCAGAGCGGCTTATTGGTGCTGTCCGGGTTTCGCATGTTGAGCTATCATCTGCAGTGGTTCCAGTGCTTGAACCTAGCCCGTCAGCTGATTCAATGGGATGA